The Micromonospora sp. WMMD961 genome has a segment encoding these proteins:
- a CDS encoding helix-turn-helix transcriptional regulator, with the protein MGQTPRELEPSLSERHFFGAELRRLRERANLSQARLGIMIRFSADLVRRVETADRFPSREFVEACDKALVTGGSLMRLLPLLDKNRTSDGKPSAPSPADGGLSSALSNRPTGTLGLAEMVARVPFQPGVLDRAALDWLNAAAGPRPPAAGRPGSPDQIDEEDLHSAETALAMFRQLDHTHGAGRVHAQVQRYVEGELNRLLANTPTSAAVGRQLYTLAAGFFELCGYQAVDTGAHGLAQRRYLRALRLTEAADDRLYGSYLLAVNIGHLALHCGHPEPARRMALTAVRGSETRATPAVAAALHAVVARTHARLGREGDCLTHLDIVETQLARSKPEDEPAWIRYFDAAYLADEIAHCFHDLGRPRHTQRHAGDALAALSPTHVRRLAIDTALMASSLAAAGRIDEACATAREAVDFAARTTSHRCLQRIVEVQADLESYRGEPEVREFGEYVRHRLPLAAVQPG; encoded by the coding sequence ATGGGCCAGACCCCGCGGGAGCTCGAGCCATCCCTGTCCGAGCGCCACTTCTTCGGCGCCGAACTGCGCCGACTGCGCGAACGCGCGAACCTCTCGCAGGCGCGGCTCGGCATCATGATCCGCTTCAGTGCCGATCTCGTACGTCGTGTGGAGACAGCCGATCGGTTCCCCTCCCGCGAGTTCGTCGAGGCCTGCGACAAGGCGCTGGTGACCGGCGGCTCTCTGATGCGCCTGCTACCGCTGCTCGACAAGAACCGGACCAGCGACGGCAAGCCGAGCGCCCCCTCACCGGCCGACGGCGGCCTCAGCAGCGCGCTGTCCAATCGCCCGACAGGAACGTTGGGGCTGGCCGAGATGGTCGCTCGGGTTCCGTTCCAACCCGGTGTCCTCGATCGCGCCGCCCTTGACTGGCTGAACGCTGCGGCTGGACCCCGGCCGCCCGCGGCCGGACGGCCCGGCTCGCCTGACCAGATCGACGAAGAGGATCTTCATTCGGCGGAGACCGCTCTGGCGATGTTCCGGCAGTTGGACCACACCCACGGTGCTGGACGAGTTCACGCGCAGGTGCAGCGGTACGTCGAAGGCGAGCTGAACCGACTGTTGGCGAATACTCCAACGTCTGCGGCGGTTGGTCGCCAGCTCTACACGCTGGCGGCGGGATTCTTCGAACTCTGCGGGTACCAGGCGGTCGACACTGGCGCCCACGGCCTCGCCCAGCGCCGGTACCTTCGCGCTCTACGTCTGACGGAAGCTGCCGACGACCGCCTGTACGGCAGCTACCTGCTCGCCGTGAACATCGGCCATCTCGCGCTGCACTGCGGGCACCCCGAGCCGGCACGCAGAATGGCGCTCACGGCGGTGAGAGGGAGCGAGACCCGGGCGACGCCCGCTGTGGCAGCCGCACTGCACGCGGTGGTGGCGCGCACGCACGCCCGCCTCGGACGCGAAGGCGACTGCCTGACCCACCTTGACATCGTGGAGACGCAACTAGCCCGCAGCAAGCCCGAGGACGAGCCGGCGTGGATCCGGTACTTCGACGCGGCGTACCTCGCCGACGAGATCGCCCACTGCTTCCACGACCTGGGCCGACCGCGGCACACTCAACGGCACGCGGGCGACGCTCTCGCCGCGCTGAGCCCCACCCATGTCCGGCGACTCGCCATCGACACCGCGCTCATGGCCTCGTCGCTGGCCGCCGCCGGCCGCATCGACGAAGCCTGCGCCACCGCACGCGAGGCAGTCGACTTCGCGGCACGAACCACCTCGCACCGCTGCCTGCAGCGCATCGTCGAGGTACAGGCTGACCTCGAGTCCTATCGGGGTGAGCCCGAGGTCCGCGAGTTCGGCGAGTACGTGCGTCACCGACTACCGCTGGCGGCTGTGCAACCCGGTTGA
- a CDS encoding SDR family oxidoreductase — protein sequence MTVGLFGAPHADKPFVRMLAIHDSDAEGECEEEGRDHSSDPPSGCSRTWEVPVEHEVVPSALIVTGAGRGIGLAIVRATMSRALHVYGLDIHVPADVPRGDQGPSWHDVDVADEQQVRSFFADHVKPGSVGGLVNCAGAVGRTSIIDADVAEWERMLAVNLSSAFLVIREFVAYAALPAAIVNVSSVNAHYGHPERLGYAVAKGGVEALTRVTARQLAGRGIRVNTVVPGAIATQMTPDKAAGHRCLLGRCGEPEEVADAITFLLSPKASYITGSTLHVDGGLGLR from the coding sequence ATGACCGTCGGCCTGTTCGGCGCGCCGCATGCGGACAAACCCTTCGTCCGCATGCTCGCCATTCACGACAGCGACGCTGAGGGTGAGTGTGAGGAGGAGGGGCGCGATCACTCGTCAGATCCGCCCTCTGGTTGTTCACGAACCTGGGAGGTGCCAGTGGAGCACGAAGTCGTTCCATCCGCCCTGATCGTGACGGGTGCCGGGAGGGGTATCGGGCTCGCCATCGTGCGGGCGACCATGAGCAGGGCCCTTCATGTGTACGGGCTGGATATTCACGTGCCCGCGGACGTTCCGCGCGGAGACCAGGGCCCTTCCTGGCACGACGTCGATGTCGCGGATGAGCAGCAGGTGCGGTCGTTCTTCGCCGATCACGTCAAGCCGGGTTCGGTGGGTGGGCTGGTGAACTGCGCGGGAGCGGTGGGGCGCACCTCGATCATCGATGCGGACGTAGCCGAGTGGGAACGGATGCTCGCGGTCAACCTGAGCTCGGCTTTCCTGGTGATCCGTGAGTTCGTTGCGTATGCCGCCCTTCCTGCCGCCATCGTCAACGTCAGTTCCGTGAACGCCCACTACGGGCACCCGGAGCGACTCGGGTACGCGGTCGCCAAAGGCGGCGTGGAGGCCCTCACCCGGGTCACTGCTCGGCAATTGGCCGGTCGAGGCATCCGCGTCAACACGGTCGTGCCGGGTGCGATCGCCACCCAGATGACCCCCGACAAGGCCGCCGGTCACCGCTGCCTCCTCGGGCGCTGCGGTGAACCGGAAGAGGTGGCGGACGCGATCACGTTCCTGCTGTCGCCGAAGGCGTCGTACATCACCGGCAGCACGCTGCACGTCGACGGAGGACTGGGATTGCGATGA
- a CDS encoding class I SAM-dependent methyltransferase: MTTTHGGIAEIDYAAMIRALNQVHYAGETSFYNTAPLRPCEEALYHRLGAGARILDVGCGAGRVTQAITVLGGDIVGVDINEVALAVARAACPNGTFVHGSMNALPLPADTFDQVWCLRFSFNALATEAERVEALHEMWRVCAPGGTVLVETFNWHYAGRLGLVRIANLLDLAARAARWRGQRRTGSRPLPARDIIYLANKTSGAAPGYAHLTTAHELYLLAATCGIRQYATVTSEEGVLSAPALPVRGRHRRYSMWLVLRKPGERS; encoded by the coding sequence ATGACGACTACCCACGGCGGCATCGCCGAGATCGACTACGCAGCCATGATCCGCGCCCTGAACCAGGTCCACTACGCGGGCGAGACGTCGTTCTACAACACAGCACCGCTGCGCCCCTGCGAGGAGGCGCTCTATCACCGGCTCGGTGCGGGGGCGCGAATCCTCGATGTGGGATGCGGTGCCGGTCGCGTCACCCAAGCGATAACCGTATTGGGCGGCGACATCGTCGGCGTCGACATCAACGAGGTGGCTCTGGCAGTTGCCCGGGCCGCGTGCCCGAACGGCACCTTCGTGCACGGCAGCATGAACGCCCTGCCACTACCAGCGGACACTTTCGACCAGGTGTGGTGCCTCCGCTTCTCCTTCAACGCGCTGGCAACCGAGGCCGAACGTGTGGAAGCCCTGCACGAGATGTGGCGGGTGTGCGCCCCGGGAGGCACCGTCCTGGTAGAGACGTTCAACTGGCACTACGCCGGCCGGCTCGGGCTTGTCCGTATCGCCAATCTGCTGGACCTGGCCGCCCGCGCCGCGCGATGGCGGGGGCAGCGCCGCACCGGCTCGCGGCCCCTGCCAGCGCGCGACATCATCTACCTCGCCAACAAGACCAGCGGAGCGGCACCTGGCTACGCCCACCTCACCACCGCCCACGAGCTGTACCTCCTCGCGGCGACATGCGGGATCCGGCAGTACGCGACCGTGACATCGGAGGAGGGTGTCCTGTCGGCCCCCGCGCTCCCGGTACGCGGCAGACACCGCCGGTACTCGATGTGGCTCGTCCTCCGCAAGCCCGGGGAGCGGTCATGA
- a CDS encoding prolyl oligopeptidase family serine peptidase: MYFVSDRNGWWNLYRWNGLQAEAVAPIAGECAAEPWELGYTSYGFLDDGRIVVAVQEGPRHRLVVVESDGTVRPVDLPYTSIKPYLAVQGTTVALIGSSPTAAPQVSLVNLADAAPQVEVLARSEHAALDGACVSTPTELRVRVASGREVFALVYPPTGSAADWRAPVIVRAHPGPTASCLLRLDWQAQFFTSRGFAVVDVDYLGSTGYGRVFRESLYGRWGLDDVDDCAAVAVHLLSTGRAVPGQVFIRGASAGGYSALHAVSQDGPFAAATAVSAIVDPERWALTVPRFQRAHAMRLRGGAGPVRAVRVQWPVLLIHGTGDEVAVVEDVRDLADELTSLGMAPEVLLLPDVGHYVASSRRAGAALEAELAHYRSVMAGAAIDQPGCTAASGSR, encoded by the coding sequence TTGTACTTCGTGTCGGACCGCAATGGCTGGTGGAACCTCTACCGGTGGAACGGCCTCCAGGCGGAGGCGGTGGCGCCGATCGCGGGTGAGTGCGCCGCGGAGCCGTGGGAATTGGGTTACACGTCGTATGGCTTCCTCGACGACGGTCGGATCGTCGTGGCGGTGCAGGAGGGGCCGCGGCACCGCCTCGTCGTCGTCGAGTCCGACGGTACTGTCCGCCCCGTCGACCTCCCGTACACGTCGATCAAGCCGTACCTCGCCGTGCAAGGGACGACCGTGGCGTTGATCGGATCGTCACCGACCGCAGCCCCGCAGGTCTCGCTCGTGAACCTGGCTGACGCTGCCCCCCAGGTGGAGGTGCTTGCCAGGTCGGAGCACGCCGCGCTCGACGGGGCGTGCGTTTCGACGCCGACGGAGTTGCGCGTCCGAGTGGCCAGTGGTCGGGAGGTGTTTGCCCTGGTGTATCCGCCGACGGGCTCGGCGGCGGACTGGCGGGCGCCGGTGATCGTTCGGGCGCATCCCGGGCCTACCGCCTCCTGCCTGCTTCGCCTGGATTGGCAGGCGCAGTTCTTCACCAGTCGCGGGTTCGCCGTCGTTGATGTCGACTACCTGGGAAGCACTGGGTACGGCCGCGTGTTCCGGGAATCGCTGTACGGCCGGTGGGGCCTGGACGACGTCGATGACTGCGCGGCGGTGGCGGTGCACCTGCTGTCCACCGGGCGGGCGGTGCCGGGGCAGGTGTTCATCCGCGGTGCCAGCGCCGGCGGCTACAGCGCGTTGCACGCGGTGTCACAGGACGGCCCGTTCGCCGCCGCCACCGCGGTGTCGGCGATCGTCGATCCTGAGCGGTGGGCGCTGACGGTGCCCCGGTTCCAGCGGGCGCACGCGATGCGGCTGCGCGGGGGCGCCGGCCCGGTCCGTGCGGTCAGGGTTCAATGGCCGGTGCTGCTCATTCACGGCACCGGCGACGAGGTGGCCGTGGTCGAGGATGTCCGCGACCTCGCCGACGAGTTGACGTCTCTCGGCATGGCGCCCGAGGTGTTGCTTCTTCCTGATGTCGGCCACTACGTGGCGTCGTCCCGTCGAGCAGGCGCGGCGCTGGAGGCGGAGTTGGCTCACTATCGCTCGGTGATGGCGGGTGCGGCCATCGATCAACCGGGTTGCACAGCCGCCAGCGGTAGTCGGTGA